The DNA region AGAGTATCAGAGACCCTTCTCAGGTCATGCCAGTTGATGATGGTCATATTAGAGAGGACTATTCTAATGAAGAGGTCCAAGTTACTATTCTAGATCGACAGTTCTGCAAGTTAATGACCAAAAGAATTGCTTCTGTAAAAGTATTATGGAGGAATAAGAACGTGGAAGAAATGACGTGCGAAGCCAAAGAGGAAATAAGATCCAAGTATCCTCATTTGTTTCTGACAGAAGGTTCTTGACGATTACAACTTGATTATGTGTTTCCCCTAGCCATGTTAGGTGACTTTTAGACTAACCCTAGATTAATGAATAGGTGATACTCATAGTTGAGGCGTTATAGCATTTCCAGAGGCGGATTTACTTGTATATGAGGTTAAGTTATAGCTCATGATGATTTATATTTGATTTTGATAGTCGTGTGAG from Lycium ferocissimum isolate CSIRO_LF1 chromosome 2, AGI_CSIRO_Lferr_CH_V1, whole genome shotgun sequence includes:
- the LOC132047427 gene encoding uncharacterized protein LOC132047427; translation: MGLRVNDWVFLKVSPMERVMGFDRKGQLSLRYIGSCRINWRIGQEAYELEFPLELELIHLVFHVSMLRKSIRDPSQVMPVDDGHIREDYSNEEVQVTILDRQFCKLMTKRIASVKVLWRNKNVEEMTCEAKEEIRSKYPHLFLTEGS